The following proteins are co-located in the Acinetobacter sp. NCu2D-2 genome:
- a CDS encoding acyl-CoA dehydrogenase C-terminal domain-containing protein — MPAYKAPLHDIRFLMNEVLDYPAHYQKLSNGENADPDTVDMILEGAADFCENVLSPLNQSGDEEGCHFKDGEVTTPKGFKEAYDQFVQGGWQGLSYPEEFGGQNLPQSLNLVKSEMMGTANWSFQMYPGLSVGCINTIIQFGSDEQKNLYLPHLVAGTWSGTMCLTEPQCGTDLGQVKTKAEPNADGTYSISGTKIFISAGEHDLTENIIHIVLARLPDAPVGTRGISLFIVPKFIANTDGSIGERNPVNCGSIEHKMGIRASATAVLNFDNAVGYLIGEKHKGLHAMFTFMNTARIGTAIQGICHAELAFQGALPYAKERMSMRALSGKKDPEKVADAIIHHADVRRMLLTQKAIAEGGRSMIYYAAQIADKMTDALLRGDTAEFEQHDDHLGFYTPILKGFLTEMGYEAANHGMQVYGGHGYIKEWGMEQIVRDSRISTLYEGTTGVQALDLIGRKVLLTSKGKVIRDYTAEILKFCGQHARNKYMRRFAWDLTKLCAQWNALTVRIMLAARKDRDIVSSASVDFLMFSGYVMMAYFWAQQAAVASAKLASGDGAEVPEFYKAKIKTADFYFERMLPRAQGHAEAMVNPSKTMTSLAAEHFSFDY; from the coding sequence ATGCCAGCTTATAAAGCCCCTTTACATGACATTCGCTTCTTAATGAACGAAGTGCTTGATTACCCTGCTCACTATCAAAAACTGTCAAATGGTGAAAATGCTGATCCAGATACAGTAGATATGATTTTAGAAGGTGCGGCAGATTTCTGTGAAAATGTTCTCTCACCTTTAAATCAAAGTGGTGATGAAGAAGGCTGTCATTTTAAAGACGGCGAAGTCACTACACCGAAAGGCTTTAAAGAAGCATACGACCAGTTCGTACAAGGTGGTTGGCAAGGTTTATCTTATCCTGAAGAATTTGGTGGTCAGAATCTGCCTCAATCATTGAACCTTGTTAAGTCTGAAATGATGGGTACGGCTAACTGGTCATTCCAAATGTATCCTGGTTTGAGTGTTGGCTGTATCAACACCATCATTCAATTCGGTTCAGATGAGCAAAAGAATCTTTATCTTCCTCATCTCGTTGCAGGTACATGGTCAGGTACGATGTGTTTGACTGAACCACAATGTGGTACTGACTTGGGTCAGGTCAAAACCAAAGCTGAACCGAATGCAGATGGTACCTACTCAATTTCTGGTACAAAAATCTTCATCTCTGCAGGTGAACATGATTTAACTGAAAATATCATCCATATCGTGCTTGCACGTCTTCCAGATGCGCCAGTAGGTACACGTGGTATTTCACTCTTCATCGTACCTAAGTTTATTGCCAATACAGATGGCAGCATCGGTGAACGTAACCCTGTAAATTGTGGTTCAATCGAGCACAAAATGGGGATCCGTGCCTCTGCGACAGCAGTATTAAACTTTGATAATGCTGTTGGTTACCTCATTGGTGAAAAACATAAAGGTTTACACGCAATGTTTACCTTTATGAACACAGCGCGTATTGGTACAGCAATTCAAGGTATCTGTCATGCAGAATTGGCATTCCAAGGTGCATTGCCTTATGCCAAAGAACGTATGTCGATGCGTGCGCTTTCAGGTAAAAAAGACCCTGAAAAAGTGGCTGATGCCATCATTCACCATGCTGACGTACGTCGTATGTTATTGACACAAAAAGCCATCGCTGAAGGTGGTCGCTCAATGATTTATTATGCCGCGCAAATCGCAGATAAAATGACGGATGCCCTACTTCGTGGTGATACCGCAGAGTTTGAACAGCACGATGATCATTTAGGCTTCTATACACCAATTCTAAAAGGCTTCTTGACTGAAATGGGTTATGAAGCAGCAAACCATGGTATGCAAGTGTATGGTGGTCATGGCTATATTAAAGAATGGGGTATGGAGCAAATCGTACGTGACTCACGTATCTCTACTCTTTACGAAGGAACAACTGGTGTACAAGCACTGGATTTGATCGGTCGTAAAGTTTTACTAACCTCTAAAGGTAAAGTGATTCGTGACTATACCGCTGAAATCTTGAAGTTCTGTGGTCAGCACGCACGTAACAAATACATGCGCCGTTTTGCATGGGACTTAACTAAGCTATGTGCACAGTGGAATGCTTTAACTGTACGTATTATGCTTGCTGCACGTAAAGACCGTGACATCGTGTCATCTGCTTCTGTTGATTTCTTGATGTTCTCAGGTTACGTGATGATGGCTTACTTCTGGGCTCAACAAGCAGCCGTTGCATCTGCAAAATTGGCATCAGGTGATGGTGCTGAAGTCCCTGAATTCTATAAAGCGAAAATCAAAACAGCGGACTTCTACTTCGAACGCATGTTGCCACGTGCACAAGGTCATGCTGAAGCAATGGTGAATCCATCTAAGACCATGACTTCTCTTGCTGCTGAACATTTTAGTTTTGACTATTAA
- the aroE gene encoding shikimate dehydrogenase, which yields MSKQFAVIGNPIEQSRSPELHHAFAAKTGIDLTYSKRLAPLDGFDASVEDFFSHGGIGMNVTVPFKEQAFAKCQVLTERAQIAKAVNTLWVEDGVLHGDNTDGQGLVDAIHALDWSLNNTDILIIGAGGATRGVIYPLVQAGAKKIVIANRTLARAEQLVADLRDAVPQAELAAISLNDLAGEFDLVINATSASLSGDVLVLPESLQFTHAYEMAYGKPSSFIDQAQARNIPTSEGYGMLVGQAIESFRIWNGVKPNLKDFL from the coding sequence CCCATTGAGCAATCACGCTCCCCTGAACTTCATCATGCGTTCGCAGCCAAAACTGGAATTGATTTAACCTATAGCAAGCGCCTTGCCCCACTTGATGGTTTTGATGCGAGTGTCGAAGATTTCTTCTCTCATGGCGGCATTGGTATGAATGTCACTGTGCCATTTAAAGAACAAGCCTTTGCGAAATGCCAAGTCTTGACTGAACGTGCTCAGATTGCCAAAGCAGTCAATACGCTGTGGGTGGAAGATGGTGTATTGCATGGTGACAACACCGATGGACAAGGTTTGGTCGATGCCATTCATGCACTCGACTGGTCATTAAACAATACAGATATTTTGATCATTGGTGCAGGCGGTGCAACACGCGGCGTCATTTATCCATTGGTACAAGCAGGTGCAAAAAAAATTGTGATTGCCAATCGCACTTTAGCGCGTGCTGAACAGTTGGTTGCAGATCTACGCGATGCTGTTCCACAAGCGGAACTTGCAGCGATTTCACTGAATGATCTCGCGGGTGAATTTGATTTAGTGATTAATGCGACGTCTGCAAGTTTAAGTGGCGATGTACTGGTTTTACCAGAAAGCTTACAGTTTACACATGCCTACGAAATGGCCTATGGCAAACCATCGAGTTTTATTGATCAAGCCCAAGCACGCAATATTCCGACATCTGAGGGCTATGGCATGCTTGTGGGTCAAGCGATTGAGTCCTTTAGAATTTGGAATGGCGTTAAACCAAACCTAAAAGATTTTCTCTAA